A single region of the Methanobacterium sp. genome encodes:
- a CDS encoding DUF5518 domain-containing protein, whose translation MINWKISIIGFVIAVIIAVILNAVIGNTGSYISLIVTGIIVGYLVNKDIKNGIIHGGLIGILGGIVSIIILLIVGGFLVITSSFLSITLIIFVDIIIGAVGGAIGSKLTKNEL comes from the coding sequence ATGATCAACTGGAAAATCTCAATAATTGGCTTTGTTATAGCAGTAATAATCGCCGTTATTTTGAATGCAGTAATTGGAAATACGGGTTCATATATCAGTTTAATAGTAACAGGGATAATTGTAGGTTATTTAGTAAATAAGGACATTAAAAACGGAATTATTCACGGTGGTCTTATTGGAATCCTTGGAGGGATTGTTTCAATAATAATTTTATTGATTGTTGGAGGATTTTTAGTTATAACATCCTCATTTTTGAGTATAACACTCATAATATTTGTAGATATTATCATTGGTGCTGTAGGGGGCGCTATTGGGTCTAAATTAACTAAAAATGAGCTATAA
- a CDS encoding DUF5518 domain-containing protein: MAVEVNWTAIIVGAVIAIVLAFIFGLFSPLYGPMIAVIIAGLVVGYMVGGDIMNGAVHGAVAGLLGGIIALILGLLGISMEGLAPSVIGVALIVAWIVDIILGTIGGAIGSLVTGRRV, encoded by the coding sequence ATGGCAGTAGAGGTTAATTGGACTGCAATAATCGTCGGGGCAGTTATAGCCATTGTACTAGCATTCATTTTCGGTTTATTCTCCCCACTATATGGGCCAATGATTGCAGTGATAATCGCCGGTTTAGTGGTTGGATATATGGTCGGCGGAGACATAATGAACGGAGCAGTTCACGGAGCAGTAGCGGGTCTTTTAGGTGGAATTATTGCACTTATATTGGGACTTTTAGGAATTTCCATGGAAGGTTTAGCTCCTTCAGTTATAGGCGTAGCTTTAATAGTCGCATGGATAGTTGATATCATTTTAGGCACAATTGGTGGGGCTATAGGCTCGCTGGTAACTGGAAGAAGGGTATAA
- a CDS encoding response regulator encodes MGNPTRILIIEDNIRDVRLIQEMLKEVRHFNFEFTHVERLDKGLKCIENDGFDVLLLDLNLPDNTGLDTFIKARNGKSNLPIVILSGESDEETAIEAVHQGAQDYLMKGEVDGKLLARSIFYAIERKATEEELIKHRDHLEELVEKRTLGLKEANKKLRREINERKLAEEEIRASLEEKKILLDEIQERIQNSLQTIISIIDAEYFQNGQKKPKDFNQEIQNRAKAVELINEKLYQSEDFAMIDFACYIRELTDYLFDFYGVDSNLISFKMDVEGIPLDIDVAIPCGLIINEIVTNSLKHAFPDERKGQICIKFHSDNNNTVLTVWDDGIGFKEEINIEKADTSGLRLVNKLVKQLDGKIEVNTSKGTEFKIIF; translated from the coding sequence ATGGGTAATCCTACCAGAATTTTAATAATTGAAGATAATATAAGGGATGTCCGATTGATACAGGAAATGCTTAAAGAAGTAAGACATTTCAATTTTGAATTTACTCATGTAGAAAGACTTGATAAAGGCCTAAAATGCATTGAAAATGATGGATTTGATGTTTTACTTTTGGATCTAAACTTACCGGATAACACTGGGCTTGATACATTCATCAAAGCACGAAATGGTAAATCTAACTTACCCATCGTAATATTAAGTGGAGAATCTGATGAAGAAACGGCTATTGAAGCAGTACATCAGGGAGCTCAGGATTATCTCATGAAAGGAGAAGTTGATGGAAAATTACTTGCTCGTTCCATATTTTATGCAATAGAGCGTAAAGCTACAGAGGAAGAGTTAATAAAACACAGAGATCATCTTGAAGAACTGGTGGAAAAACGTACATTGGGACTTAAAGAGGCAAATAAAAAGCTTAGAAGAGAAATAAACGAACGTAAATTGGCAGAAGAAGAGATCAGAGCTTCACTGGAAGAAAAAAAGATTTTACTTGATGAGATTCAAGAAAGAATTCAAAACAGCTTACAAACAATTATAAGCATAATCGACGCTGAATACTTCCAAAACGGTCAAAAAAAACCTAAGGATTTTAATCAGGAGATTCAAAACAGGGCAAAGGCAGTTGAATTAATTAATGAAAAACTTTATCAATCAGAGGACTTTGCAATGATTGATTTTGCATGTTATATACGGGAATTAACAGACTATTTATTTGATTTTTATGGAGTTGATTCTAATTTAATTTCATTTAAAATGGATGTTGAAGGGATACCTCTGGATATTGACGTTGCTATCCCTTGTGGACTTATTATTAATGAAATTGTAACTAATTCTCTAAAACATGCCTTTCCAGATGAAAGAAAAGGTCAAATATGTATTAAATTCCATTCAGATAATAACAATACAGTTTTAACAGTATGGGATGATGGAATTGGTTTTAAGGAAGAGATTAATATTGAAAAAGCTGATACATCTGGTTTAAGACTGGTTAATAAACTTGTTAAACAGCTTGATGGAAAAATTGAAGTTAATACTTCAAAAGGCACAGAATTCAAAATTATTTTTTAA
- a CDS encoding DUF1724 domain-containing protein: MSSNILKLYEKVRDDLKFLTASDVRTKIIIVLNEGSKNLGDLKDKTNLNSSTILHGMSQLEERNLILKKSGGYSLSQTGKIVALNLTNLIKASTSLGELEKILLKHEIEAIPEYLLERIGSLNNSFVVESTPTDVMKPQTVHAELLSKANEVKYISSVLLPQKIEMFEEILEKSSLQLMLTEEVLEKWIEIKGRENLKKALLEKDFKLWKIEDIKLSFTVADNFLALGLFSVDGIYDLHKYLISEDKEAIEWGNRLFNYYLEQAEEVKL, translated from the coding sequence ATGTCTTCAAATATTTTAAAGCTTTATGAAAAAGTTAGGGATGATTTAAAGTTCCTTACGGCTTCTGATGTTAGAACGAAGATTATTATTGTTTTAAATGAGGGATCGAAAAATTTAGGGGATCTTAAAGATAAAACCAATCTGAATTCTTCCACAATTTTACATGGAATGAGCCAGCTTGAAGAAAGAAATCTCATTTTAAAGAAGTCAGGGGGATATTCTCTTTCTCAAACTGGAAAAATTGTTGCTCTAAACCTTACTAACCTTATTAAAGCATCCACATCCTTAGGAGAACTTGAAAAGATACTTTTAAAACACGAAATAGAGGCAATACCTGAATATTTACTTGAAAGAATTGGAAGTCTTAATAATTCATTTGTAGTGGAATCAACCCCTACAGATGTAATGAAACCTCAAACAGTTCATGCAGAACTATTGTCAAAGGCAAATGAAGTGAAATACATATCTTCAGTTCTTCTTCCTCAAAAGATAGAGATGTTTGAAGAAATACTTGAAAAAAGTTCGCTGCAGCTTATGTTAACAGAAGAAGTTTTAGAAAAATGGATAGAGATAAAAGGCCGTGAAAATCTTAAAAAGGCGCTTTTAGAGAAAGATTTCAAGTTATGGAAAATAGAAGATATAAAACTGTCATTTACAGTTGCAGATAATTTCCTTGCCCTTGGGCTGTTTTCGGTAGATGGAATCTATGATCTTCATAAATATCTAATAAGCGAAGATAAAGAGGCAATAGAGTGGGGTAATCGTTTATTTAATTATTATTTAGAACAAGCAGAAGAGGTAAAGTTATAA